A genomic window from Catalinimonas alkaloidigena includes:
- a CDS encoding ExbD/TolR family protein, translating to MLVFSMHEPFALSPEARTFYNRFIAFVAYILGQNICLQIWYARRKPQQGLRTRRHRLSIGNDQRFVLWPFLDVASRLGFILPILFNIVSFFLLDFYPDYRYLFVMLVLVIFGQSWLTLRRLHKGRLWRPMLGSLGGMLLFGFLVARWDLSAPPTPIVQFYQHYQLDLPSSIATPEPLLGSVGNHFDLLVARAKNDPQLSPTLLYKYQPLDRTELIQLIYGGAGNSYFDEHALPVRVNLIVDRSVSLQFVRNLAIRLRREGVDQVFYATVPFSSLLPPEAYRARRFFPLVTESYICDEALQQISKASFADPAGVPLSPNCFQKLFGPSLQVRVDSAERVFLNQQPTTVDQLPQQLRQRLADPSHPQSLQLLVDEHISMACYAQVQGALFYPIQHKREQAAHIRYGKKLAQLDDYELEMIVRDFPWNLPELSRLEKQYLDHHQP from the coding sequence ATGCTGGTCTTTTCAATGCACGAGCCTTTCGCGCTTTCGCCCGAAGCTCGTACTTTTTATAACCGCTTCATTGCGTTTGTAGCGTACATCCTGGGGCAAAACATTTGCCTGCAAATCTGGTACGCCCGGCGCAAGCCTCAACAAGGCTTGCGCACCCGACGGCATCGGCTTTCGATAGGCAACGACCAGCGGTTTGTACTGTGGCCTTTTCTGGATGTAGCCTCACGGCTGGGCTTTATCTTGCCCATACTTTTTAACATCGTCAGTTTCTTCCTGCTCGATTTTTATCCTGACTACCGCTATCTGTTCGTCATGTTGGTGCTAGTCATCTTCGGTCAATCGTGGCTGACCCTCCGTCGGCTCCACAAAGGACGGCTCTGGAGGCCAATGCTGGGGTCGCTCGGAGGGATGCTGCTGTTCGGGTTTCTCGTAGCCCGATGGGATCTTTCTGCACCACCGACGCCAATTGTGCAATTTTACCAACATTACCAGCTTGACCTTCCCTCTTCCATTGCTACCCCAGAACCGTTGTTGGGAAGTGTGGGCAATCACTTTGATCTCCTGGTGGCACGCGCCAAAAACGATCCTCAGTTGTCCCCTACCTTACTGTATAAGTACCAACCGCTTGACCGGACCGAACTGATCCAGTTAATTTATGGCGGAGCTGGCAATTCCTACTTCGACGAACATGCGCTGCCCGTACGCGTCAACTTAATTGTTGACCGCTCTGTTTCGCTACAATTCGTGCGTAATCTGGCCATCAGGCTTCGGCGAGAAGGGGTGGATCAGGTTTTTTACGCGACGGTTCCATTTTCTTCTCTTCTACCTCCTGAAGCTTACCGCGCCCGACGTTTTTTCCCGCTGGTGACAGAAAGCTACATCTGTGACGAAGCGCTACAGCAAATTTCTAAAGCCAGCTTTGCCGATCCAGCCGGTGTTCCGTTATCACCCAACTGTTTTCAAAAACTATTTGGCCCTTCGCTCCAGGTGCGGGTCGATTCTGCCGAACGCGTCTTCCTGAACCAGCAACCCACCACGGTCGACCAGCTGCCTCAGCAACTGCGTCAACGGTTAGCCGATCCCTCCCACCCGCAGTCGTTACAGTTGCTCGTAGATGAGCATATCTCTATGGCCTGTTATGCCCAAGTGCAAGGCGCGCTTTTCTACCCGATCCAACATAAAAGAGAGCAGGCCGCACACATCCGTTATGGAAAAAAACTGGCGCAGTTGGATGATTATGAACTAGAGATGATCGTACGTGACTTTCCCTGGAATCTGCCCGAATTATCACGTCTGGAAAAACAATACCTCGACCACCATCAACCTTAA